One genomic window of Leopardus geoffroyi isolate Oge1 chromosome C3, O.geoffroyi_Oge1_pat1.0, whole genome shotgun sequence includes the following:
- the BECN2 gene encoding beclin-2: MFPIRFICQCCKQPLKLNQSMETSGLETTQEPAASTLSAQWEPGETLERGPASKAETDTEKLQDSTSCSTLPGDDGKMSRDSSSNFILLGEFAPTSMLSNAHKTAGDIFDILTGERDMDHALCEDCTDKLLEELDTQLILTETENQNYKHWRKRIHDGELETLQEELEGLELEEARLAQELEEVEKNQKRVAEDLEAARAETRVLGQQDERHWRDYSNLQWQQLELQDELTSRRNQLVHAQIQWDWLKKTNVFGATFEIRDDGPVGIINSFRLGCLPTVPVSWSEINMAWGQTALLLHALSNKIGLEFQRYQLFPCGNRSYLKSLTDDTIELPLFCITGQITCLDVKFDLAMMAFLDCMQQFKEEAEKGKWGLCLPCKIHVENGLMEDSGSTGEFYSIRTCLNTEEQWTKALKLMLINFKCSLAWLSLKYCQK, translated from the coding sequence ATGTTCCCCATCCGCTTCATTTGCCAGTGCTGCAAGCAGCCGCTAAAGCTGAATCAGTCCATGGAGACCTCAGGTCTTGAGACCACCCAAGAACCTGCAGCTTCCACACTCTCAGCTCAGTGGGAGCCAGGAGAAACCCTGGAAAGAGGCCCTGCCTCCAAGGCAGAGACAGATACTGAGAAGCTGCAGGATAGTACCTCCTGCTCCACCCTCCCTGGAGATGATGGCAAGATGTCCAGGGACAGTTCTAGCAACTTCATCTTACTTGGAGAGTTTGCCCCTACAAGTATGCTCAGTAACGCCCACAAGACTGCTGGGGACATTTTTGACATCCTGACTGGCGAAAGAGATATGGACCATGCCCTGTGTGAGGACTGTACTGACAAACTTTTAGAGGAGCTGGACACCCAACTCAttctcacagaaacagagaaccaGAACTACAAACATTGGAGGAAGAGAATACATGACGGGGAGCTGGAGACACTGCAGGAGGAGCTGGAGGGCCTGGAGCTGGAGGAAGCAAGGCTGGCGCAAGagctggaggaggtggagaagaacCAAAAAAGAGTAGCAGAGGATCTTGAGGCAGCCAGAGCAGAGACTCGAGTGCTGGGCCAGCAGGATGAGCGGCACTGGAGGGACTACAGTAACTTACAATGGCAGCAACTGGAACTGCAGGATGAGCTGACCAGCAGGAGGAACCAGCTGGTACATGCCCAGATCCAGTGGGACTGGCTGAAGAAGACCAATGTCTTCGGTGCCACCTTTGAGATCAGGGATGATGGTCCTGTGGGCATCATCAATAGCTTCAGATTGGGCTGCCTCCCCACTGTCCCCGTGAGCTGGAGTGAGATCAACATGGCCTGGGGACAGACAGCCTTGCTACTTCATGCCCTGTCCAACAAGATTGGGCTGGAGTTTCAGAGGTATCAGCTCTTCCCCTGTGGAAACCGGTCCTATCTGAAGTCTTTAACAGATGACACCATTGAGCTGCCATTGTTCTGCATCACGGGGCAGATTACTTGCTTGGATGTCAAATTTGACCTCGCAATGATGGCTTTTTTGGACTGCATGCAGCAGTTCAAGGAAGAGGCTGAGAAAGGCAAGTGGGGTCTCTGCCTGCCCTGCAAGATTCATGTGGAAAATGGCCTGATGGAAGACTCTGGAAGCACTGGTGAGTTCTATTCCATCAGAACCTGCCTGAACACGGAGGAGCAGTGGACAAAGGCACTCAAGCTCATGCTTATAAATTTTAAGTGTAGTCTTGCCTGGCtgtctttaaaatattgtcaaaaaTAA